A window of the Bacillus sp. A301a_S52 genome harbors these coding sequences:
- a CDS encoding DUF2339 domain-containing protein → MLDEKLNILKVSKEKIYTYFENSTRPEQNHLQELERQAANEVAKLKEKAQHSLLEEKQSVMKKINDLSDEISIVIKEEKEKLANEKQGLRTNTASSYETLASEELTEEVIQKRIKQNQIELKIGLNWINKLGILLIILGVAAAFRYSYATWFNDYAKAGLFSVLGVLMLVGGEWFFRKNKHTFALGIIGGGVAVLYGTIFFSYFSLQIISLIAALLFAIAVTAITLTISLRYESKTICTFGLIGGYLPFYSFFALVGLEETNVYMAMGYVLFLNMTILWMSFHKQWPMVHSISFWLNLVPYFILVLTSPSKIVSMFYAIIIFLLYLTMTISYPFKHKTALKWQGISLLGSNTAFSCLAMYGLFYWLEWDSYTGILAVGFSAFYYVLGRWASRQIPKEIQTKILFYSTSLTFAVLFVPFQFGVMWLALGWLVQSIVIMLYANKHKQRLLEKAGWGIFSLTLTTFCIEVIQRLEGFTHSYFHFKYLAIIIGLVVVMIYYVHDQTKRERTYLFNGFTDFINGYKYFTLINIFIYVLFECFYRYELWVPSYFTHFEFYKWLLFVFICLALAYTLQQIPLLYDRIVGYLCLVLYFLGSATTILVTFSIPALNTSIGDNTLSHYIALIVLIGFNVIVFTGGRALLLAYVRSELKNAELYPTTLAIYFLAILGGFLTVQLKLDDVGFIFSLVYLTVAIGYILYGFKQKYIYMRRIGLGLTLLTTGKLILYDFAYLTEGSKIIAYFSFGVMLLAISYIYQKVASKHLEADKQPSKEKVQ, encoded by the coding sequence CTTCAAGAATTAGAAAGGCAGGCCGCAAATGAGGTTGCCAAACTAAAAGAAAAAGCGCAACATTCTCTTTTAGAAGAGAAGCAGTCTGTTATGAAGAAAATAAATGACCTATCCGATGAAATTTCCATAGTTATTAAAGAAGAAAAAGAGAAGCTGGCTAATGAAAAACAAGGACTGCGCACGAACACCGCATCTAGCTATGAGACCCTTGCAAGCGAGGAACTAACAGAAGAGGTCATTCAAAAACGTATCAAACAAAACCAAATAGAATTAAAAATAGGATTAAATTGGATTAATAAACTCGGCATTCTCCTTATTATTTTAGGGGTGGCCGCTGCTTTTAGGTATTCATACGCCACGTGGTTTAATGATTATGCTAAAGCCGGATTATTTAGTGTTCTAGGTGTCCTTATGCTCGTAGGTGGTGAATGGTTTTTTCGGAAAAACAAGCACACCTTCGCTCTCGGTATTATCGGAGGAGGCGTAGCTGTCTTATATGGCACCATCTTTTTCAGCTATTTTTCATTACAAATTATAAGTTTAATTGCTGCTCTCCTTTTTGCAATCGCCGTTACCGCTATTACGTTAACCATATCACTAAGGTATGAATCAAAAACAATCTGTACGTTCGGTTTAATTGGCGGATATCTTCCCTTTTATTCTTTCTTCGCGTTAGTCGGGCTGGAAGAGACCAACGTTTATATGGCGATGGGCTACGTTCTTTTCTTAAACATGACTATTTTGTGGATGTCATTTCACAAACAATGGCCGATGGTACATAGCATAAGCTTTTGGTTAAATTTAGTCCCCTATTTTATCTTGGTTCTAACCTCACCAAGTAAAATCGTAAGTATGTTTTATGCCATTATCATTTTCTTACTTTATTTAACGATGACTATCAGTTATCCATTCAAACATAAAACAGCGTTAAAGTGGCAGGGGATATCATTATTAGGTTCTAATACTGCCTTTAGTTGTTTGGCGATGTATGGTTTATTTTATTGGCTTGAATGGGACAGTTACACTGGTATACTGGCTGTTGGCTTCTCAGCGTTTTATTACGTTCTAGGTCGATGGGCCTCCAGGCAAATACCTAAAGAAATTCAGACAAAAATATTATTTTACAGCACGTCTTTAACATTTGCTGTTCTTTTTGTTCCTTTTCAATTTGGCGTCATGTGGCTCGCCCTCGGCTGGTTAGTACAAAGTATTGTCATTATGCTTTATGCGAACAAACATAAACAACGCCTGCTTGAAAAAGCTGGGTGGGGTATTTTCAGCCTAACCTTGACCACCTTTTGTATCGAAGTGATACAACGTTTAGAAGGATTCACCCATTCTTATTTTCACTTTAAGTATCTCGCAATTATTATTGGGCTCGTCGTCGTCATGATTTATTATGTACATGATCAAACGAAACGAGAGCGTACTTACTTGTTTAACGGATTCACTGATTTTATCAATGGGTACAAATATTTTACGCTAATTAACATTTTTATTTATGTTTTATTTGAATGTTTTTATCGTTATGAGCTATGGGTGCCATCTTATTTCACCCATTTTGAATTTTATAAATGGCTGCTATTTGTATTTATATGTTTGGCATTAGCTTACACGCTTCAACAAATCCCGTTACTCTATGATCGTATTGTGGGATATCTATGTTTGGTGCTTTACTTTTTAGGAAGCGCGACGACTATTTTGGTCACATTTTCAATCCCTGCTCTAAATACATCTATCGGAGACAACACATTAAGTCATTACATCGCTTTAATCGTGTTAATCGGATTTAATGTGATAGTGTTTACTGGAGGGCGCGCATTACTTCTAGCTTATGTGCGCTCAGAGCTCAAAAATGCTGAACTCTATCCAACAACGCTCGCTATTTATTTTTTAGCTATCCTTGGAGGATTCTTAACCGTTCAGTTAAAACTTGACGATGTTGGCTTCATTTTTAGTTTAGTCTATTTAACTGTGGCCATCGGCTATATTTTGTACGGGTTTAAGCAAAAATATATTTATATGCGCCGCATTGGGCTTGGCTTAACACTTCTGACAACTGGGAAATTAATCCTTTATGATTTTGCCTATTTGACAGAAGGGAGCAAAATTATCGCCTACTTTTCCTTTGGCGTGATGCTTTTAGCCATTTCTTATATTTATCAAAAAGTGGCAAGCAAACATTTAGAAGCAGACAAACAACCTTCTAAAGAAAAGGTCCAATAA